The proteins below come from a single Triticum aestivum cultivar Chinese Spring chromosome 5D, IWGSC CS RefSeq v2.1, whole genome shotgun sequence genomic window:
- the LOC123124286 gene encoding glutaredoxin-C1 produces MEQVTRLAGQRAVVIFGMSSCCMCHTVTSLLRDLGVNPMVVELDEDPRGKEMEKALVRLLGRNPAVPAVFIGGRLVGCTDKVMSLHLGGKLVPLLRNAGAVWV; encoded by the coding sequence atggagcaggtgacgaggCTAGCGGGGCAGCGGGCGGTGGTGATCTTCGGCATGAGCTCCTGCTGCATGTGCCACACCGTGACGAGCCTCCTCCGGGATCTCGGGGTGAACCCGATGGTGGTGGAACTTGACGAGGACCCTAGGGGGAAGGAGATGGAGAAGGCGCTGGTGCGGCTCCTCGGCCGGAACCCTGCTGTGCCGGCGGTGTTCATCGGCGGCAGGCTCGTCGGATGCACCGACAAGGTCATGTCCCTTCATCTCGGCGGCAAGCTTGTCCCACTGCTTCGTAATGCAGGTGCTGTATGGGTGTAG